The genomic region ATCTAGATTTAGATTAAAGTAAGTGGTAAAGGTATGGCCTTTCAATGGAGCAAGTTCAAGGACCTTCTAGATATAATTGGTGATTTGTTATTCGAAGATAAAATTTAATTGTAATTAGTGCGGgatacttttttcttttcgatCAGGTTGAAATCTCTGACAATGTTTTATCCAGGCCTAAATAAAGGCATCATATCCTTGTAttgttgttgaccctaaaaactaccaagcctacgtggcgcgcaggccaagTAATTAGtaagctaactacatccttcGGTTGTGTGTAGGACGTGCCAACTCGTAGACCGAGCTCAGCCGatgagtaaaatgtgttgatgctGCGTTAagcgcgctgctgacttcttgatcttgctaCTGTGGCCGAGAAAGGAACACGtatcggccttcgggttctagagtctgaaaaggctgctagttttgcaaagctcaatatcaaattcggctttcaatgtgctgaatgtagtaacctgtaacaccttacttcgccaagaaggctaatgagatgacctctgccaataaggattcaaaaatccttcttgaccgagacttggatagataaccagttggcctcgacgcagtgctatttatccaaactgaaggtgctcctcggtcggtTGATTTTACGgcaacaatgctgtttatccaaactgaagatgttcgtcggttgccttcacagtgttatttatccaaactgaaaatatgttggcggaaaaagaaaataaaaatctcaaggttgttgagagatTTCGCGTAAAGCGAGAGTTTGTGCAGGACagttttgtgtgttgaattggagagggCTTTTTTTGCTGCACGGTGTCTTGTATTTATAAGGATGAGTCTGTGTTGGTTGATGAGCTGATAAAGACTCTGCCATGCAATTAGAACTCTTCCACTGACTTAAGCCTCAGATAAACCTTACTAAGACTCTGAACTTAGTCAAAAATGCAACCAAATTCAATCCTTGTGTTTCGTCTTGTCACGTTGAATCCTAATATAGCCTGCATGCTTGGATTTGAACAAATAATGTTTATCTAAACAACCACCAATCCACCTGCACTGGTGTGGTTGGTTCCTTTTTTTGGAGATAATCACCACCAAATTCGCAGTACATAGTTATATGGGAAGTAGTCTTTCACACGGCATGCATTGTGATTCCATCATCAATTCATCTGACAACATCCATCACTACTCAAATAACCTAGCCTACCTAGGTTTCTTATCACCATTATCCAAGACCATCAAATCCCACGCTTATCACATCATCATAATTTCATTACCTTTTAAACCCATCCATGCATGCATCCTGATCAaatgaatttcaaattcatttttagctTTCAAGTGCCATTAGACATCCCAAATCAACTCGAACTGTACTGCTTTGGGATATAATTTGCATCCTATTTATCTGGTTTAAGAAGATGCCAATATAATtcttattaaaagataattattatgataaaaaccatcatattatcctttaacaataacaaaattatctttaCTTTTCCATCCGAAGGTTGGGAGCTATGCTCACTCAACGGCCTTGATTGCATAGGCCGATGGTGtaaatttgggtccaaacaattGTACTTATTCATTTACCTCATCAACAAATATCATACTTTTCCTAAAAAAGTGATGGATAGATTTTGTGGTTAAGTTGTGAGAAAGCACACCGTTCCACATACACAAATCGGTATTCCCAATAATTCCCCACTTTAGCCACTCTAGTTTCAACTATTCTCTCTTCCCTAAGTTTCCTTGTTATCCTAGATTTAGTTTACTTATCTAATTAAGATTGGTCTAGCAAAAAAATTCATACGCTagtacaaaattaaataaataaaaataaaagctcATTGCCATAACGGGCCGAAGGTCATTTAGCCCAATACAAAAGACGAGACGTCGTCGCTTAACGGAACTGGCTGTTAATCGCGTTACCCTATTGGCACTTGGCGGCAGAAGATTTTCCCCTCCACAAAACCCCTAAACCTCTGAGAATTTTGAGAATCCGCTGCTGCAGCTGCAATTCCTTCCGTCAAACGCCGAGCGATGGGCCGAGCCGAGAGAGACCAACTGACTCGAACTCTCAATCACCACCTCAACACCGTCCACGAGACCTTCCAGGTTcaatctctctctgtctctagaaATTCaatctttccttctttttttatttttttatggttttgtttgttgaattggatgaaatcaGGTGTTGGATCAAACCGCACCTTCAACACTTGAGAAGGTGAGCTGGGTGGAGGTCACAAAGATGGGCGATCAAGTCTCCAAACAAGCTACCATTTGTAAGTCCTatcaatcttcaattttttttttcttgcttttattttaattttttttgtcatctGTGTCCACTGCTAATATCTTGGTATAGTTAATTCGAAAACGTGTCCTTTCGAATGGCAAAATCTGGAAAATTTATAGAAGGAATTCTGATTTCACCTTTCTGGACTTCACAaatagggtaatgctagggagactaaattttggaaactaaaggatatggaagttgatgattggtttattctTAAGCGTTGATTAACATGCTCAATcgtattggtgacatatcatttagtttgcaaatttagtctccctagcattatcacCCTTACAAATATGCTTCTGTAACTCAACAACATATTCTTCAATGTGCCTTGAGTGATCATGTACTCCGAAAAAAGGCGCCATGGAGATCTGACGTATATGTCTATCTATGTTTCGATTCGTGATCTGGCTGTATagtttcttcttctcccttcTGTTGCATAATGCCTGATGCTCAAGTGACTAAATGTGACTCGATAATGCAGTTGGAATGCTTTGGACCGGAGGAGAAACACCGCAAGTTAGATCACTTGAAGAAAACATGGTTTCCTACTTCAATACCCTGCAAGGTTTTCTTCTGCTTTCACATGGGAGTACAGTGGGTGCAGGGCCTACGCTAGCTTCTTGTGTCCATACGTCTGTAAAGCAAGTTGTTGACACCAGTTTTAAGCTGTGGAAGGAATCTATCTCTTTGTAtggtaatctctctctctcccccctctaaACCATACATTGTTTCTGTAGCATTTCTTGTTCTTAAAAATCACTGCatgctttgtatttttgttgaaaTCACATACACACTGTCATTGGTGTATGACTTCAAAGTGACCATGAACTTCAGGTGTATGACTTCAAAGTGACCATGAACTTCAGCTTCTAGAGTTAGCTTTCGTGTAGATCATTGACATCAAATTTTGGAGGCTAATGCTGATTAATAACCATTAGAGTCTATTTGATTGCATATTATGGTAGTTGGAAGTGCAATTGTCTTGGCTAAAGATTTGACGACTACTTTAGCTAGTAGGAACCTCATCTTCACTTGGAACATACACTTGCAGGAGCACGGAATAAAGATGGGAAACTCTCAATTCCACAGTGGGTCGGTGCAGTATGGGAAGCGTGTTCTGCTCTCAAAATGACACCTGCCACAAATATTACAGCAATTGGGCGAGCAATGACCAAGGTTGCAGTTTCGGTGAAGGATGTTCTTCGTGAGATGAAGGAGCTTAAGCCAGCTTCCTCTGACCCGACAGATGAATCCTCTATTGAGCCTTCTACTGAAGCAGAGATTGAACCCGATGATGATGAAATTTTAAGTGATGGTGATCTGGGCAACGACTTGTCACCTGAAGAGATGAGAGTTTCTCAATTGGCAATTGCCGTTGTGTCAGAGGCTCTTGTGGTAATAAAGGAACTAATTCGCACCATCAGCGGTTTGCTTAAACTGGAAAACCCAAACGGCAGCAGTAATCTTGTGGATTCCTTGGAGAAATTGTTGAATATGTGTAAAGAAATCGGAATACAAATAGACGAGCTTGGAGCTTGTTTATATCCCCCACAAGAGGTTCCGGCTATCAACGCAGCATCCGAGAAAATCTCCAGTTTTGTTGATGATATGCAATCCGAATTGCAGAATCTCAACGGAAATCTGGAAGCTTTTAGTCAGGCGTGCAATTGTTTGAAGAGTTCATTGAGACAGCTCGAATCTGAAGTGGCCTCTCCTAATACTGTTGATTTAGAAACCAGTGTGCAGAATATTGATTTGAACAGttaggcgagagagagagagatgaatttgaatttgcagaGCTTTGTAAGTCTTTGTTTTCGAGAAGAAAATATATCTTGTTTTGACATTTGAATTCGAGTTTAGAATCCACCCTCGTTCTATATAAGATCGCATTTATGTTACATGTTGCAAATGTAAAGATCCTTACAAACATTGAATGCGCGATACTGCAAATAAATTTCATGCGTTTAATAGGGTTCACCGGCCAGTAAGCTTAACCACCCAGGCACCCCCTAAGTAAAGACCGAGGAGGGGTGCTGCCAGAAGAAGCTGAGTGAGTGGATCCGTTGACGGGGTAACCACAGCAGCTGCCACAACAGCGCCAACCACAACATACCTCCAAATTGATAGCATTTGGTCTCCTGATACCAGACCGACTTGTCCAAGGAGAAATTGTATAACCGGAACCTATAATAAGATGAAAGGTAATTTGTTAACGGAGCTTCTACTGAGAGATCCACTTCAATGCATGCATTTTAGGGGCACAAACCAACAGTAAATTTCGGTTACGAATACTTGAGAGGAGAGTCGTTACCTGGAAAGACAAGCCTGTGCTGAACATGAGAACAAGTACGAACTCAAAGTATTGATCGATGGACCATAAAGATTCCACAACACCTTCTGCATACGTAACAAAAAAGTTCAAGGCTGCTGGTGTCAACACCATATAGGAGAAGGTGATACCGGCATAGAAAAGAACCGATGAGCCTAAAACAATTGGCCCCAGAAATTTTCTCTCGTCTCTCGTTAATCCTGGGAGAACAAAGGCTATAAGCTCATACAGAATGATGGGGCTCCCCAATAGAATGCCGCAATATCCTGATACCTGCAGTAAACAATCAAAAGAACTTTCTTGTTACAGTGATTTACTTCTGAAATAACCAAATGAAAACACGAAAAAAAGGAGCAAGAGGTAATATTCTCATTTAAGACTGAGATTCTTATGCGAAATACTAATCATAAAGTCCCTACAACACTTCATTACACTTCCGCAATAGCTAGCCGGACTGATTTGCACTTCCGGAAAACAAAATCTTAAATGCAGCAATCATTTCAAGGACCGGATAGATATTCACTGAGTCTAACCTTTATAGTAGTAAAGAAAAACTCGCCAGGAGCTAGCTGCAGGAACTTTACACCTTGTTCTTTAACCGGAGCTTCAAGAAATACTATAAGGTCTTTAGAATATGCAAAGCACCCCCCAATAGAAACACCAACCGCTATAACTGATATAAAAAGTCTCTGACGCAGCTCTTCCAGATGATCGAATATGGTCATCTCTTTATCATCCGGGAGGAGCTCTTGACTAGGATACAGAAAATTGGAAATCGAACTTCCTCCATTGTCTTCTTTCACTCCA from Pyrus communis chromosome 4, drPyrComm1.1, whole genome shotgun sequence harbors:
- the LOC137731742 gene encoding uncharacterized protein; the protein is MGRAERDQLTRTLNHHLNTVHETFQVLDQTAPSTLEKVSWVEVTKMGDQVSKQATIFGMLWTGGETPQVRSLEENMVSYFNTLQGFLLLSHGSTVGAGPTLASCVHTSVKQVVDTSFKLWKESISLYGARNKDGKLSIPQWVGAVWEACSALKMTPATNITAIGRAMTKVAVSVKDVLREMKELKPASSDPTDESSIEPSTEAEIEPDDDEILSDGDLGNDLSPEEMRVSQLAIAVVSEALVVIKELIRTISGLLKLENPNGSSNLVDSLEKLLNMCKEIGIQIDELGACLYPPQEVPAINAASEKISSFVDDMQSELQNLNGNLEAFSQACNCLKSSLRQLESEVASPNTVDLETSVQNIDLNS
- the LOC137731743 gene encoding sec-independent protein translocase protein TATC, chloroplastic-like, whose product is MGSISYASISNLNFIRNHTHNCFDLRGPIRNQLGSVRVHHSRRLRPELSALRIRRSLRGDVVCYAVDDDLREKQQEFGAGPGVGSAVKERPSTDLVDGVKEDNGGSSISNFLYPSQELLPDDKEMTIFDHLEELRQRLFISVIAVGVSIGGCFAYSKDLIVFLEAPVKEQGVKFLQLAPGEFFFTTIKVSGYCGILLGSPIILYELIAFVLPGLTRDERKFLGPIVLGSSVLFYAGITFSYMVLTPAALNFFVTYAEGVVESLWSIDQYFEFVLVLMFSTGLSFQVPVIQFLLGQVGLVSGDQMLSIWRYVVVGAVVAAAVVTPSTDPLTQLLLAAPLLGLYLGGAWVVKLTGR